A genomic region of Larus michahellis chromosome 21, bLarMic1.1, whole genome shotgun sequence contains the following coding sequences:
- the CD34 gene encoding hematopoietic progenitor cell antigen CD34 isoform X2 — MLFLGSLKIMKWRQLFWIAFCVAELSGNASGSPTDTPVVTAMATEGGRSAAATGATVAASSAKPTPEITAATGSLAASASSPGLGREQPSPQPSRAPTQPQGTPSEPNHTSRGVPATGSPATRASTVAETPGPTSALMSSSATSEHPGISAATTPPHTGRDSPKLITCHNVKEVSDTGAICLQLNESNTCKHFLEMKGSDLWSAICEGSAHRLPSPCQIKLAKSEVDRDCMLLILVGERDPATDMLQESHWEKFGIKSLKRGSVRNHQDFSQKTLIALVTSGLLLAFLGLAGYFLMKRRSWSPAGERLAEDPYYAENGSQANTMLMMPPQEQPELQEKPNLNGGTQENGTGQASSKNGHSGRQHSPADTQM, encoded by the exons ATGCTGTTCTtgggaagtttaaaaataatgaagtggAGGCAGCTTTTCTGGATCGCGTTCTGCGTTGCGGAGTTGTCTG GCAATGCGTCTGGGAGCCCAACGGACACCCCCGTGGTCACGGCCATGGCCACGGAGGGCGGCAGAAGCGCAGCAGCCACCGGAGCCACCGTAGCCGCCAGCAGTGCCAAGCCAACGCCAGAGATAACCG CTGCGACCGGGTCCCTGGCAGCCAGCGCcagctccccggggctgggccgTGAGCAGccaagcccccagcccagccgagccCCCACGCAGCCGCAGGGCACCCCCTCGGAGCCAAACCACACCAGCCGGGGGGTCCCCGCAACCGGGAGCCCCGCGACGCGAGCCAGCACGGTGGCAGAAACCCCAGGGCCCACGTCGGCTCTGATGAGCTCCTCTGCCACCTCGGAGCATCCTGGCATCTCGGCTGCCACCACGCCGCCGcacacaggcagggacagcccgAAG ctcATCACGTGCCACAATGTCAAAGAAGTGAGCGACACTGGAGCCATCTGCTTGCAGCTCAACGAGTCCAACACTTGC aaacattttttagaGATGAAGGGGTCGGACTTATGGAGCGCGATCTGCGAAGGGAGCGCCCAccgccttccctccccctgccagaTCAAGCTGGCTAAATCCGAGGTGGACCGCGACTGCATGCTCCTCATCCTCGTCGGCGAGAGAG ATCCTGCCACAGACATGCTCCAGGAGTCTCACTGGGAAAAG tttggaATAAAATCCCTTAAACGGGGGAGCGTGAGGAACCATCAGGACTTTTCTCAGAAGACCCTGATCGCCTTGGTCACATCTGGCCTGCTGCTGGCGTTCCTGGGCTTGGCTGGCTATTTCCTGATGAAGCGGCGGAGCTGGAGCCCCGCGGGAGAGAGACTG GCTGAAGACCCGTATTACGCGGAAAACGGTAGCCAGGCAAACACGATGTTGATGATGCCCCCCCAAGAGCAACCTGAGCTGCAGGAGAAGCCAAACCTCAACGGTGGGACTCAGGAGAACGGGACTGGCCAAGCCTCCTCCAAAAACGGCCACTCGGGCAGGCAGCACAGCCCCGCCGACACCCAGATGTGA
- the CD34 gene encoding hematopoietic progenitor cell antigen CD34 isoform X1, producing MLFLGSLKIMKWRQLFWIAFCVAELSGNASGSPTDTPVVTAMATEGGRSAAATGATVAASSAKPTPEITAATGSLAASASSPGLGREQPSPQPSRAPTQPQGTPSEPNHTSRGVPATGSPATRASTVAETPGPTSALMSSSATSEHPGISAATTPPHTGRDSPKVRMRRGTTGCGTARRLDLSHGFFFMHFFFPFQLITCHNVKEVSDTGAICLQLNESNTCKHFLEMKGSDLWSAICEGSAHRLPSPCQIKLAKSEVDRDCMLLILVGERDPATDMLQESHWEKFGIKSLKRGSVRNHQDFSQKTLIALVTSGLLLAFLGLAGYFLMKRRSWSPAGERLAEDPYYAENGSQANTMLMMPPQEQPELQEKPNLNGGTQENGTGQASSKNGHSGRQHSPADTQM from the exons ATGCTGTTCTtgggaagtttaaaaataatgaagtggAGGCAGCTTTTCTGGATCGCGTTCTGCGTTGCGGAGTTGTCTG GCAATGCGTCTGGGAGCCCAACGGACACCCCCGTGGTCACGGCCATGGCCACGGAGGGCGGCAGAAGCGCAGCAGCCACCGGAGCCACCGTAGCCGCCAGCAGTGCCAAGCCAACGCCAGAGATAACCG CTGCGACCGGGTCCCTGGCAGCCAGCGCcagctccccggggctgggccgTGAGCAGccaagcccccagcccagccgagccCCCACGCAGCCGCAGGGCACCCCCTCGGAGCCAAACCACACCAGCCGGGGGGTCCCCGCAACCGGGAGCCCCGCGACGCGAGCCAGCACGGTGGCAGAAACCCCAGGGCCCACGTCGGCTCTGATGAGCTCCTCTGCCACCTCGGAGCATCCTGGCATCTCGGCTGCCACCACGCCGCCGcacacaggcagggacagcccgAAGGTGAGGATGCGGCGgggcaccacgggctgtgggaccgcCAGGAGGCTGGACTTgtctcatggattttttttcatgcattttttttttcccttccagctcATCACGTGCCACAATGTCAAAGAAGTGAGCGACACTGGAGCCATCTGCTTGCAGCTCAACGAGTCCAACACTTGC aaacattttttagaGATGAAGGGGTCGGACTTATGGAGCGCGATCTGCGAAGGGAGCGCCCAccgccttccctccccctgccagaTCAAGCTGGCTAAATCCGAGGTGGACCGCGACTGCATGCTCCTCATCCTCGTCGGCGAGAGAG ATCCTGCCACAGACATGCTCCAGGAGTCTCACTGGGAAAAG tttggaATAAAATCCCTTAAACGGGGGAGCGTGAGGAACCATCAGGACTTTTCTCAGAAGACCCTGATCGCCTTGGTCACATCTGGCCTGCTGCTGGCGTTCCTGGGCTTGGCTGGCTATTTCCTGATGAAGCGGCGGAGCTGGAGCCCCGCGGGAGAGAGACTG GCTGAAGACCCGTATTACGCGGAAAACGGTAGCCAGGCAAACACGATGTTGATGATGCCCCCCCAAGAGCAACCTGAGCTGCAGGAGAAGCCAAACCTCAACGGTGGGACTCAGGAGAACGGGACTGGCCAAGCCTCCTCCAAAAACGGCCACTCGGGCAGGCAGCACAGCCCCGCCGACACCCAGATGTGA